The Brachyspira hyodysenteriae ATCC 27164 sequence TCTATATAATTTCTTAATTTTGGTTTTTCTAATATAATTGTAATATCAGTATTTGATATTTCATAATTTTTTTCTTCCATAATTGAAACTGTTTTTTCCAACAATACTATAGAAGAAATATCCTTATATTTTGAATCATTATCAGGAAAATGACTTCCTATATCTCCCAATGCTAAAGCTCCTAATATAGAATCTATTAAGGCATGTATAACAGCATCTGCATCTGAATGCCCTTTTAATCCCAATTCATAAGGAATCTCTATTCCTGACAATATCAATTTACGATTCTCAGCAAATGCATGTGAATCGTATCCATAACCTATTCTCATTTAATAATATCCTAAATTATACTATTTAAATTATACTAAAATAGATTAATTTGTCAAATTATTTTATACAGTACTATTATAATACTTATTCATTAAATGTACAGAAATTTTAAATAAATAATAAGTATTATTTGTATAATAAAATATATTCTATACCTATATGTAAAACAAAAAGAATTAAAATTTACATATACTGGTTGAATGAACAGAAAAAATTTATATAATACTATACATAGAAAAATATAAAATATATGGAGAAAGAAAATGAAAAAAATAGGTCTCTTACCCAGAATTATTATAGGTATCATTTTGGGTATATTAGTTGGTATGTTTCTTCCTGCTCCTGTAGTAAGAATTTTTGTAACTATAAGCAGCATATTCAGTTTATTCTTAAATTTCATTATACCGCTTATGATAGTGGCTTTTATTGGTTATGGTATTGCAAATCTAACAGAAGGCGCAACTAAATTAATAGGAATTACAGTTGTTATATCTTACGGATCTACTTTACTCGCTGGAAGTATAGCATTTTTAGTAGCTTCTAATCTTTTCCCTACACTTTTAGGTGCTTCAGCTTTAAGCAGTGTAAAAATTGAATCTGGTTTGGATAGTTATTTCACTATACCACTTAAACCATTATTTGATGTTACATCAGCTGTAGTATTTGCTTTCATTTTGGGTATTGGTATAACAATGTTAAGACCAAAAAAGCAAGGTGAGGAATTATTTTCTATAGTAAGAGACTCTGAAGAAGTTATACAGGCAATTTTAAAAAATATAATAATTCCAATACTTCCTTTACATATTTTAGGTACATTTGCTAATTTAGCTTATGCAGGAAGCATACAGCATATACTTATAATATTTGGTAAAGTATTTGCTGTTGTTATTACTCTTCATATACTTTATATTACTGCTTTATTTATAATATCTGGAGTTATAGCTAAGAAGTCTCCTATAATGCTTATTAAAAATCAGATCCCTCCATACTTTACTGCTGTAGGTACTCAAAGCAGTGCAGCAACTATACCTGTTAGCTTAATAGCTGCTGAAAGAAATGGAGTATCTGAACAAATAAGAAAATTTGTAATACCTCTTTGTGCTACTATACACTTAGCAGGTTCTATGATTACATTAACTTGCTGTTCTACTGCTGTTATATTAATTTTAGGACAAAATCCTACTTACAGCTCTATACTTCCTTTCATACTTATGTTGGGAATAGCTATGGTGGCTGCTCCTGGTGCTCCTGGCGGTGCTGTTATGAGTGCTTTGCCTTTCTTCTATATGATTGGAATAACAGGAGAAGAATTACAAGGTTTAATGATAGCATTATACTTAACTCAAGACTCTTTCGGTACTGCTGCTAATGTATCTGGAGATAATGCTATAGCTGTATTTGTTGATTGGTTCTATCAAACTAGAATAAAAAAAGATGCTGCTTGATTTTATTAAATTAAAATGAGAATATAAAAAAGGATAGTTCTTTATTGAGAAGCTATCCTTTTTTTATGGATTTAATTACATATACCCGCCCTTTTTCTTTACTGCTTAAATATAAATTTTAATTATTATTTTTTCTTATATCTAAATTAGAAATTTTAACACCCGCCCAAGCTTAAATTAAATTTTTAACCTATTCAACGCACGATGAATAAAATTTATTATATAGTTTACATGTTATTATTAATTCATTTATATTTATAACGCCTCTCTGCGTGCGGTTAAAAGACTATAAATCTTAATAAAATTTTGGGTGGGTGCTATAATTACAAATAAAAATAAAAAAGAAATATAATACAAAAATATCAGATGATTTAAAAAAACCTAAAGGGTGGGATTTAAAATAAAACAAAAAAAAAATTATTTTTTATTAATACCCTATTGATGTATAATTTATTTTATAGTATTATTCTCAAAGATTATTATGAGATAAATTTTATGAATATAAAAACATCAATCAATGCACTTGCAATTATCTTTATACCTATTTCTATTTTATTTATTTTGATTTCTTTAATAATGATGATAATTTCAGACTCTTCTATCATTACATTTTATCTTATGATTTTAGCTTCTATAGTTTTGATAATTAATTCTATAATGTTATTCATAAAAAATAATTATAAAATATTTATTATAATATTCTCATTAACATTTGTATTTTCATTAATAATTATATTTAGTAATATTATGTTTATTTATAATAATAGAGATGCAAATTTTAAAGAAGTTAATAATTATGTAATAGCTGATTCATATTATCCTTTTGCTGATATAAGAAACACTAATTCAAAAGTAGTAAAACTCACAAATGAATCAATTTTAATAATAACAAATAATTTTCCAAGACTTGATGGTGAAATTGAATTTTTTCCGATTTATTCAGCATTTGCAGATGCAGTTTATAAAATCACAGTTACAAATAATAAATATACTAATATGTTTTTAAAGCAAGTTCCATTTGAGGAGTATATAATAATTAATGATAATGGAAGAATAGAAACTAATTATGACAGAGCAACAAACAGCAGCCATGATACAGCTTATGTTTTATGCTCAACAATTTATTACAACACTTATGAAAGCTTTTTATATGACAATGCTTATAAAAATCTTATAAATGGTAAAGTTGATATAGTATTTGGAAATGCCCCTTCTAATAAAGATATAGAAATGGCTAAAACTAATAATATAGATTTTATATTAATACCTATAGGAAAAGAAGCATTTGTATTTTTTGTGAACTCCCAAAACAAAGTAGATAATCTTTCAAAATATAATATAAAAGATATATACACAGGAAAAATAAAAAATTGGAGAGAAGTTGGAGGAGATAATATTAAAATAAAAGCTCATCAAATGGATAATATTGGAAAATGGCAAATTACATTTACAAACTTTATGGCTTCAATGAATGCTGAAAATAATATAATAAAGCCCGATACAAAAATAGGATTTGATATTAATTCTGGATTTACAGAAAATGTAAAAGAATACCGTAATAGAAAAAATGCTATAGGATATTCATTTTTATTTAATGTTCATGAAATGATAAACAACAATGAAATAAAAACTCTTTCTATAGATAATATAAAACCAAATAAAGAAAATATACAAAATGGTTCTTATACTTTATCAAGCACATTTTATGCGGCAACAACTAAAAAAGCTTTGGAAGAAAATTCTAATGTGCAGAAATTAATAGATTTTATACTTTCAGAACAAGGTCAGTATTTAGTTGAAAAAGCAGGATACACTCCTATTAAATAAATTTTTATTAATACCCCGCCCTTTTTCCTTACTAATTCAATATAAATTTTAATTATTATTTTTCATTATTGCTAAAACTAGAAATTTCATACCCACCCAAGCTTTTTTTAAATTTAAAATATATTTAACGCACGGTGAACAAAATTTTTTTAGGTAGTTTGTATGTTATTATTAATCCATTTATATTTATAGTCGGTTCTGCGTGCGGTTGAGATATTATAAATCTTAATAAAATTTTTTGTAGTACTATAATACAATTATAAATAAAAAAATATCTTAACTTTATTTACATAAATAATACTTTATTAAAATTTTAATACACATATATTAACAAAGTAAATTTTGTTTATAAACAATGGAATTACATTAAGAATTAAATAATTTTTTATTAACAACAATGATAAATAATTGTTATAATATTTAATATGAAAAAAATTATTTTATTAATATTTATATTATTAAATATATCATGCAGAAATACCATTACAATAGCAGAAAATAAAAAAAATATAGATAATGTAAATAATGTACATATAGAAGAAAATGAATACTTATATGCTCTTGAAATAGATAAAGCCAATCCTCAAAATATGGAAGAAGCATTAAAAAGATATGCAGCAGATCATAATGGAAAATATAAATTAATATTCACAGGTACATCAACAAAAAAATATGATGTTTGGACTTCAATAAGTCAAATGCTTGAAGATATTTCTTTAAAAAACATAAAAATAGAAATATCGATTGTAAATGTAATTTTTCCAAATGGTAAAATACCTGATTTTTTATTTGGAGGAAATGCTGTAAATAAATCAATAGTAAAAATAACATTTCCAAATAGCATAACTGAAATAGGCGAATACAGTATTTTTTGTCCAGAATTAACGGAAATAACACTTCCAAGTAATTTAAGAACAATAGGCAGAAGAGGATTAATAGGATGCGAAAGTTTAAAAATACTGAAACTTCCTAATTCATTAAAAACAATAGGAGAATTATCATTAAATGGATGCGGATTTGCCAGTATTGTAATTCCTGATTCTGTAACTTCTATAGGTAAAAGTGCTTTTGCCGATTGTGAGAATTTAGTAAATATAAAATTACCAAATAATTTAGAAACAATACCTGATAGTATGCTTGAAAGCTGCGGATCCATTAATACAATAACTATACCAGCATCTGTAAAAAAAATAGAAAATTCTGTATTTTTTTACTGCAAAAACTTTGAAAACATTAGATTTTTAAATGGTAATCTTCAATCAATGACAGTAGGAAAAGATATATTTGCAGGCTGTCCTTTAAAAAATGTTTATATACCTAAAAACAGCAGTGCATCAGATGAAGAATGGAGAAATACTTTAGGCATTAAATCAACTGTAAAGATTATAAGAGAATAATAAATTTTAGGTTTATATTAAATATCATATCTCTTAATACAAACCTAAAATTATAATATATAAATTAGCAGTTCTAAAATATATTTATTTTATTAAACCTATATCTTTTCTATAGTATTTATCTTTAAAATCTATCTTTTCAATATCACTGTAGCTAAGTTTTCTTGCCTCTTCTAAACTGTCAGCAATATTAACAACATTGAGCACCCGTCCGCCGTCTGTAATTATATTTCCATTTTCATCTAATTTTGCACCTGCTATGAAACATTGGCCATTTATTTTATCTATGCCTTCTATCTTATATCCTTTATTATAGCTAGCAGGATATCCGCCTGAAGCCATTACAACACAACATGCATGTTTATCTTTCCATTTAATATTTAAATTTGATAATTCTCTTTTCATTGCTGATTCTATAATAGATAAATAATCAGTTTCTAATAGCTGAAGAACCGCTTGAGTTTCAGGATCTCCCATTCTAACATTATACTCAAGTAAATATACGCCTTTTTTTGTTATCATAAGTCCAAAGAATATAATACCCGCAAAAGACATTTTCTCAGCTTTTATACCTTTAAGTGTAGGCTCTAATATATCTTTAATAAATAACTCTTCTACCTCTTTTGTATAATAAGGATTTGGAGAAATTACTCCCATTCCGCCTGTATTATTTCCAGTATCATTATCACCTACTTTTTTATGATCCTTAGCTGATATAAATGGTATTATCACATTGCTGTCAGTTACTGAAAGTATAGAAGCCTCAACACCTTCTAAAAACTCCTCAATTACAACCTCATCTCCAGCATCTTTAAAAATCTTCTTAACCATTATATCTTCTAATGCATTTTTGGCTTCTTGTTTATCCTGACATATTAAAACACCTTTTC is a genomic window containing:
- the ispF gene encoding 2-C-methyl-D-erythritol 2,4-cyclodiphosphate synthase; translation: MRIGYGYDSHAFAENRKLILSGIEIPYELGLKGHSDADAVIHALIDSILGALALGDIGSHFPDNDSKYKDISSIVLLEKTVSIMEEKNYEISNTDITIILEKPKLRNYIDTMRENLSKILKTDIENVSIKAKTNEKMDSIGRGEGIAVHCVSLLKKQNKNLGKIYGNKN
- a CDS encoding cation:dicarboxylate symporter family transporter produces the protein MKKIGLLPRIIIGIILGILVGMFLPAPVVRIFVTISSIFSLFLNFIIPLMIVAFIGYGIANLTEGATKLIGITVVISYGSTLLAGSIAFLVASNLFPTLLGASALSSVKIESGLDSYFTIPLKPLFDVTSAVVFAFILGIGITMLRPKKQGEELFSIVRDSEEVIQAILKNIIIPILPLHILGTFANLAYAGSIQHILIIFGKVFAVVITLHILYITALFIISGVIAKKSPIMLIKNQIPPYFTAVGTQSSAATIPVSLIAAERNGVSEQIRKFVIPLCATIHLAGSMITLTCCSTAVILILGQNPTYSSILPFILMLGIAMVAAPGAPGGAVMSALPFFYMIGITGEELQGLMIALYLTQDSFGTAANVSGDNAIAVFVDWFYQTRIKKDAA
- a CDS encoding PstS family phosphate ABC transporter substrate-binding protein, which produces MNIKTSINALAIIFIPISILFILISLIMMIISDSSIITFYLMILASIVLIINSIMLFIKNNYKIFIIIFSLTFVFSLIIIFSNIMFIYNNRDANFKEVNNYVIADSYYPFADIRNTNSKVVKLTNESILIITNNFPRLDGEIEFFPIYSAFADAVYKITVTNNKYTNMFLKQVPFEEYIIINDNGRIETNYDRATNSSHDTAYVLCSTIYYNTYESFLYDNAYKNLINGKVDIVFGNAPSNKDIEMAKTNNIDFILIPIGKEAFVFFVNSQNKVDNLSKYNIKDIYTGKIKNWREVGGDNIKIKAHQMDNIGKWQITFTNFMASMNAENNIIKPDTKIGFDINSGFTENVKEYRNRKNAIGYSFLFNVHEMINNNEIKTLSIDNIKPNKENIQNGSYTLSSTFYAATTKKALEENSNVQKLIDFILSEQGQYLVEKAGYTPIK
- a CDS encoding leucine-rich repeat domain-containing protein encodes the protein MKKIILLIFILLNISCRNTITIAENKKNIDNVNNVHIEENEYLYALEIDKANPQNMEEALKRYAADHNGKYKLIFTGTSTKKYDVWTSISQMLEDISLKNIKIEISIVNVIFPNGKIPDFLFGGNAVNKSIVKITFPNSITEIGEYSIFCPELTEITLPSNLRTIGRRGLIGCESLKILKLPNSLKTIGELSLNGCGFASIVIPDSVTSIGKSAFADCENLVNIKLPNNLETIPDSMLESCGSINTITIPASVKKIENSVFFYCKNFENIRFLNGNLQSMTVGKDIFAGCPLKNVYIPKNSSASDEEWRNTLGIKSTVKIIRE
- the purD gene encoding phosphoribosylamine--glycine ligase; amino-acid sequence: MKILVIGSGAREHAICNNLLKNERVSKVYCAPGNAGTAREKNCENVKISTIDEILNFAKKESIDLTIVGSEEMLVHGIVDKFEENGLKIFGPNKQAAILEGSKAYAKDFMKKYGVKTAEYELFTDYNKANEYLDKCGYPIVIKASGLALGKGVLICQDKQEAKNALEDIMVKKIFKDAGDEVVIEEFLEGVEASILSVTDSNVIIPFISAKDHKKVGDNDTGNNTGGMGVISPNPYYTKEVEELFIKDILEPTLKGIKAEKMSFAGIIFFGLMITKKGVYLLEYNVRMGDPETQAVLQLLETDYLSIIESAMKRELSNLNIKWKDKHACCVVMASGGYPASYNKGYKIEGIDKINGQCFIAGAKLDENGNIITDGGRVLNVVNIADSLEEARKLSYSDIEKIDFKDKYYRKDIGLIK